Proteins encoded by one window of Antechinus flavipes isolate AdamAnt ecotype Samford, QLD, Australia chromosome 4, AdamAnt_v2, whole genome shotgun sequence:
- the RPRML gene encoding reprimo-like protein yields the protein MNWTFLNQSALEPGGSGGGGGAYGNQSQGLDTWLGCCPGTPPLVASDGIPAGLAPDERSLWVSRVAQIAVLCVLSLTVIFGIFFLGCNLLIKSESMINFLVQERRPSKDVGAAIMGLY from the coding sequence ATGAACTGGACCTTCTTGAATCAGAGCGCCCTGGAACCGGGAGGCAGCGGAGGCGGAGGAGGCGCCTACGGCAACCAGAGCCAAGGGCTGGACACGTGGCTGGGCTGTTGTCCCGGAACCCCCCCGCTGGTGGCGAGCGACGGGATCCCGGCGGGTCTGGCCCCTGACGAGCGGAGCCTGTGGGTGTCTCGAGTGGCGCAGATCGCAGTCCTCTGCGTGCTTTCCCTCACGGTGATCTTCGGCATCTTCTTCCTGGGCTGCAACCTACTCATCAAGTCGGAAAGCATGATTAACTTTCTAGTGCAAGAGAGGAGACCCTCCAAGGACGTGGGTGCGGCCATCATGGGGCTTTACTGA